Below is a window of Bacilli bacterium PM5-9 DNA.
AAGATTTTAGTAAAATCAATTACAACAGACAATGGTTTAGAATTTAAAGCATTGGGAATAGCTGCAAAAAGATTAGGAGTTAAATTGTATAAGTGCGATCCATATTGTTCATTTCAAAGAGGAAGTAATGAAAGAATGAACGCAATAGTGAGAAGATTTATCCCTAAAGGAAAATCATTATATCAAGTAGAACAACAATATCTTGAAGATATAATGTTTAAAATTAATGAAATGCCAAGAAAAATATTTGACTTTAAAACACCACATGAGGTAGAATTTAATAAAATGATAAGTGGTGCGGTTGAGATTACATAAAAGAAGCATGGATTCAAACCGAACCCATGCTTTTCTTATTAAAAAATGTAACCTAATTTTTATAATTATTTATAAATATCATTATAGTATTCCTCTAAAGTTATATTTTCATTATATAATTTTTTTGCTAAATCTTTTCCAACATATCGTAAATGCCATGGTTCAAAATTAATATATGTTACACTTTCTTTATTTTTAGGATAACGAATAATAAATCCATATTTATAAGCATTTACTTGAATCCATTGATATTGCTTTGTTTTATAATAGTCTTCTTGTTTAACATTACTAGCCATAATATCTAAAGTATTTCCTAATTGATGCTCACTACAACCAGGACTATTAACATAAGTTTTATTTTTCGAATTTGATGCAAGCATTGAATTATAAATTTCTTTTTGTGTTTTATAGTTACGATAAGCTGATGTCAAAACTAAACCACCGCACTCATTTGAAAAATCCTTTTCAATGCCTTCACACATTTGAATAAGTGCATTTGCACTATCTTGAGTTAACAAATACTCATCTTTATCTAACTTAGGAAT
It encodes the following:
- a CDS encoding IS30 family transposase (product_source=COG2826; cath_funfam=3.30.420.10; cog=COG2826; superfamily=53098), translated to KILVKSITTDNGLEFKALGIAAKRLGVKLYKCDPYCSFQRGSNERMNAIVRRFIPKGKSLYQVEQQYLEDIMFKINEMPRKIFDFKTPHEVEFNKMISGAVEIT